CTGAAGTTTGTTGAGTAATGATTTAGATACTCCAGCTAAAAAACCATTACAATAGTCTAGACGTGAAAAGACAATATGCTGTCCCTCTTTCTCAATTCAACTATGTTTTTTAGATGAAACAACAGCTCAGTCACTGGGCAGTTGTGGAGCAGATGTTACATCATGATCCTAACCCTACCAGAGATTTGTGTCACAGTGTCGTTCAGTGTATTGTGAAGGAGTATCCCAAAATGATTTGCTGATGTTGGAAAAAATGGTGACATGGTGGGAGAAGGGTGTTACTCACTTCTACAGCAACATTCAAAAATACTAGAATATACAAACAGCAAAAATACTTTTGCACGACGATGCAGAAAAGTGTATATTCACAGCAATGTATTGTAGAAACCTTACCATACTTTCACAGTATTTCATTTAAGTAGTGAGCAATGCCTTAAGTAAACAAACAGAAAACCAGTTTGGGTCTTGTGTCAGTATTGGATCTGTACATTACTGTAGCTCTTAAGTGAAAGAAACCTAATATAGCCGCTGTTGTTTGTGTcgttaatgttaaataaaataaaactgtagGCTACTGAAAGAACTGTAtctgttgtatttatgtatCCTATTGCCATGCTCTTTGTTCTAATTTTATTACAGGCTGTTTATtagattatttattaattgaGAACTTTTTACTTATAGGCAAGTTTTTGATTTGCTGTGGTTTGCTTAGCCTAtagattttggtcatattgcCCATCGTAAGTGATCATGTTATTAAAGCTGGTACACCACTAGACTAGCCTAGCTATCTATAATAGCCTAACAAGTTTAAACTAAATGGTATGATTTCAGATTTGTTAAGGCTTGTGTAATAAGGCTGTGCACTGCACTCAACATCCCCCTTTCCACACCTGAAGAAAATGTCCATAGGTTGTTTTAAaaggtaaattaaaaataaatcttgttaaaataaatctgagactaaaataaataagatttatgcattttgtttGTCCTTTGTGTCATGTCTGTATGACTGTTGTGCATCAAACATAATACATAATCTGGTAAATGTGCTGTCCTAATGATACATTTTTGTAGATTGCCACCACATAATCACTTATTTTTACTGCACAATTTGATTGTTAAATGTGATATCATGAGTGCTTAAAAGCAAGCATTGCTGGGGAAATATTCatgaaaatatgaggaaaacaAAATGCCACAATGTCTCtttattatcttttttatttctgtagGATAAAGTGATTAAGGATCACTAACAAACTAAACTTAAAAAGGTATTTTTACTACTgtaacaaaacacttttgagtCACATGTGAGATTCATGGGTCCTGTCTGTCTCAGTGCTGAAATTGTTtatataaagttatatttatAGACATCTCAGACTTTTATACAGTAATCTATGACAAATTTTAAACACACATTATTCCTCATTAATAGAAGTTCATATGTAAATGATTCTCAATGAGCTTCATCTTAATCCATATGCTAAAAGTTCAGAATTATTGGAATCACATGCTGAAAAGCTACTGTACTCTTAAGGGAAACAGTAGGAAACCACTGAAAGAGTTGAGGTTCTCCTGGTTAATATCATATATCCTCGTGCCAGACCAAAGTCTCACATAGACAACATCTCcaacctccaggatcaacacaaCTCCATTAGAGGAGGTTACCCGATCCTGAGCCTGAACATCATGTACTACAACCACCTGCTCTTCATTCTTGAAAATGGATACAGTTGCTGGAGTTCCACCATGACCAAATATAGAGATTCTGAACATGtacgctcctttcagtggggctgtgaaaacacctaaatcaaataacaagagataCAGAATCAGCTGTTTCCTGTATGATTGCTCAATTACCAAACACACTGTGTAATAGTTTAGACAGATGGCAGATCATTTAATTCTCTTATACACATTACACAACTGCAGAGAGGTCTGAATGGAGCAGAAGGGTTTATTACTCcatttcattgataattacCTGTAGCTGGATTGTAGGCGTTCCCTATGTTTGTGAGGACGTTCCTGTAGGTTAGTGTGATGTCAGTGGTAAAAGGACCAATATATCCACTGCCAGATTGCATCAGTCCAGCTGAGAAAgctatttctctgtctgttattgaaaaacataaaCAATATTGAGATATATTGCTCTATTATGTTGAGATATTTAACAACATTCAAGCACACTTTCACCTTTATTTTCCTTTCTCAACTCCTCCACTTGACTCAGAGTAAGATTTGAAATTTCTATGAAGGAATAAAGATTCTATTAAATGGCATTTATACTGCTAATTGTAAAAGATAATCTAAACAATTTGCACAGTATACACTCAACTTTACACTAgcttttacatttgttttactTTGAGGATCATTGATAAAagagtgaatgttttggtgaggtaccttcatttttcttgttcatCTCATCCCTCAGTTGTGTCTCTAAAgctctgatgttttctttctgctctgtaacggtggcggtcagttctctgatgttttctttctgctctgtaatggtggcggtcagttctctgatgtttcctttctgctctgtaatggtggcggtcagttctctgatgtttcctttctgctctgtaacggtggcggtcagttctctcagAGCTGCATGGATGTCAGGGATGCCCAGATTGCAGTGTTGTTGGCTGTCAGTTGAAGCTTCAGCTCTCAAAGTGCCCGTTTGAGGTGGATTCTGTCTTCTGTCCTCAGAGCTgatctgttgactgatctcaTTCTCATTGAGTCCTCCATCTACCTGCTGCTGGACGACAACCACAAAGgtttccaacagcagcagtatacaTACTAAAGCCTTCATTCTTCACTGATGTTTGTTTCCAGCTCTTGCTCTGTCATCCCCACAGCCTCTCATGTTCCTTTTATAGTGTCCTGATTTACTGTCTTTTACACATGATTTATATTGCTTCAGATAATAAAAGTAATTCAAGTTAattgttaatcataattaaAGGAATGTTCCAGGCTCAGTAGATGTTTAGCTCTAGTCATAACATTTGTGACACTATGTTGATCACAACAGAAAATAACCTGATTcatctctttaaaaaaaaaataataataaaaaaaaaaaaaatatatatatatatatatatatatatatatatatatatatatatatatatattatatatcagtcatatatatatatatatatatatatatatatatatatatatataaaatatatcagtgGCCGGCAACCTTGTAGCATGCGAAGGGAAAATCACAGATAGCTCCAGTCGCGTGAATTAAGTTTCTGATCCACACACTTGCATAGATTAAAATCTCAtgctttaaaagtatttattaaacttaCAATAACTTAATAAAACAGCCTGTGTTACAATAAGTAATAtttacctcaaaatgtacgtCCGTGTGCAAGTTTGAgtgactttatttaaattaaatacattagtTATTGTCACGTCAGTGATTATCTTGACCCCTGATTTATTTATGACCTCTGATATAGATGGTCACACCACTCTCCTGGTATCCATGTGAATATCTTACAAATGTTACCAGGTTTATTAGCTTCATGTTATGGAAAAAAGAGGAAACATTGGATATAaatttacacagaaaaaaaaatgagtaaGTGATGTTTACACATATAATGTTTAAGTCTTGTAGCTCAACTATTGAAACAGTATgtgatttaatatttaaaacacatacaCTGCTTGGCCCATTTATTTCCATTGTAAGTGCcttacttcttttaaaaaataaagaacgAATTGACATTTTTTCTCTGGTGATTGATATCATGCCACAAATGTTGCCGATAGAGTCAGGGATCTGTGAGGGAGGACTCAAACGCAGGATGAGTTTTACAGGTTTATTGACAAGACTTGGGATATAGAGGGTGAGGTGGTGAACATAGTCCATACAGTATAAAGGGGTGAGGCACAAAGACAAGCACCCTGAGGGAACGGCCACTGAGATCAGCCCAGGTTGTAAACAGGCCGGTGAGCATTGGCAGGTGTGCAGTATGAGGCCCAAAGATGTAGCGGGAGCCAGACAGGATCAAACAGCACAAGTAGTTATATCCATGAGACACGATCAGGCACTGAACCGGTCTTGCTGCTTAGCAGGGAGACAGAGCGGCCACAGGGATGCTCAGTCTGCAGGACAGGACAGGGGGAGACCAGAGACACAGAACTAGGACTTGACAAGACAGGTGGTTAGATGGTTTGGAACAAGGAAGGACAACAATGACAAAATGGATACGAGAATCTCCAACACAAACGCTATGAGCTTAGGTGAACAAAAGACTAGTATACAGGCACAAAGTTTAACAAACTGGCAAAGACATGAGGGAAAGAGTGCACAATATAAAGGAGGAAAAGAACACAAGGAACAGGTGACAACACTTAGACTAACGAGGACTCAACAAGAAAGGGAGCAGGGAACATAGGGAACAGGTGAGAACACTAATAACAAACGAGGACTGAACAATGACTAAACAAGAGGGCGTGGTGACAGCAAACAAGGAGGTGGGAACagaggagcacatggcaaacacaaacacagacaaagccatgtgctctgacacaacataaacaaagacacattaaacaaagacaaaacagacAAGGCTGACAGgacagaaccctgacagtacccccccccccccccccccaatggACGCCTCCAGGCGTCCACACAAGGCGAAGGGGTCCAAGGAGGTACCAACTGGGAGGGTGGGCGAGGTACTAACTGGGAGGGTGGGCGGGGAACAAAACTGGAGGATCCAAACTGGCCAGGGAACACAGAGGGTGGGAAGAGGCGGGTGGGAACGGAACCGGGCACAAAGTTTTTGGCTGACCAGGGTGGTGCTGGCTTAGGGAAGCCAAAACAACCAGTAAATACAGAGGGTGGGGTGGGAGGGGTGAAAACTTGACTAGAAGCACTCTTGGATACAGACTGGCCTCACTGGTCTGGACCTCCAACTGGGCTTGGAGACAGTGGCAGAATCAGGGCCAATGGCTGAAGTGACAGGGAAGGTGAGTGTCTTGGAAATGGGTTGGGAAACGGACCCTGGGGTGCCCTTAGAAACAGcagaaataaacttaaaattgtcctcaggggctggagccaaaATTGGAACATGCTCAGGGGCTAGAGTAAGCTCTGTCACTGCTCTCTCAAgagctggagctggctctgtgaACGCTTTCTCTGGAGCTGTAACGGGCACTGTGATTGCTCTCTCTggagctggagcgggctctgtgaacgctctctctggagctgTAGCGGGCTCGGTGAACACTCTCTCTGGAGTGGGCTGggtgaacgctctctctggaACTGGTGCAGGCTTggtgaacgctctctctggagcgggctTGGTGAACGCTATCTCTGGAGCGGGTTCGGTGGACCCTCTCTCTGGAGCTGGCTTAGGAATTGCATCTCCCTTGGGAGCAGACTCGGGAACAGCTTTCTCAGCATTGGGCACAGGGACAGCTCTCTCTGCAGCGGGCTCAGGAACTGCTCTCATCTGAGCGGTCTCTGGGGCTGCTCTCTCTGAAGTGGGCTCTGGGACTGCATCTTCCACTGAAGCGGGTTCAATAACAGCCTTTACAGCAACAGACTTGGGAACAGCTCTCTTTGCAGGAAAAACCTCATCTGAAGCAGGCTGGGGAACTGCTCTCAACAGAGCGGGCGTTGGGACTGCTCTTTCAGGAGCAGACTCTAGAATTCATCCAGGAATTGCATCCTTAGTAGACACAACAGGAATCTTTACTGTGGGTAAGATAGGACTGACAGGAATCTTTACTATGGACATGAGACTTGTAAGACATTCAGGAAAGGCCTCTGCAGCAATGACAACAggcagtttggggatggcctcCTTGGCCATAATAGCAGGCATTTACTGACAAGAAGAGGCCTCTGTAAACATGACTTCACTGGTAGAAACGGTCTCAGAGGGCATAAAATGACTGGCAGGTGGCTTAGAAAAAGTCACTGGACTTGATACCTCAGGAACCACTGGATTTGAGACCATCAGAATAGGGTCCTCCAGGACCTCACGGTTCTGGGCACTCAGACTTGGGTATTCTCGGACCACTGGACTTGAGGCTTGAGATTGGAGGATAGTAGACTGCCTTGCATGGGTCTTTCTTTTCCGTTTGCAACGGGTCGATGGTGTGTGCCTGACTGCCTCTGTAATATCTGCAGCTAACTTGGCCACCTCAGGCGGAACAGCAGTGACTTCTGTTAACCCAGCAGTGAATGAAGCTGACTCAGCAAACTCTGTAGTAAGAACAGACTTATTTGACTGAGGGACAACACTTGATTTGACAGGCTCAGGAATAACAGAAAAACTCTTGGCAGATACAGGAAAATCAGTGGTTAATTCAGCAGACTCAGGAGTGGCTGATTTGGTAACCTGAGAAAAGACAGCAGTTGATTTGACTGGCTCTGGAGTCACACAAGGGATGTCCATGGACAGGACATGGCTGGCTAGAACACCCACTTCTGGTGTGACGAGAATGCCAAGCGGTCTTGAAATTGATTCCACTGGACTAGATGCTTCAGAAACTGCTGTGCTTGGGGCTTTAGAAGGAAGGGTATTAGACCTTGAAATTGATTCCACTGGACCAGATGCTTCAGAAACTGCTGCGCTTGGGGCTTTAGAAGGAAGGGTATTAGACTGAACAGCGAAGGCCTTTCCGCTCCTCTGCTCTTGATGGGTCGGTGTTATGTGCTTGACCGCCTTTGTAGTATCTGTAACTGACTCGGCCAACACAGACGGCATAGCAGTTAACCCCATCGATTCAGCAGTGACAAAAACGGATACAGCAGGCTCAGAAATGACAGAAACAAACTTAGACTGAGAGATGACAATGGTAGACTTCTCTGGCTCTTGGGCAGCAGAAGTGGACGTtacagtttattgaacaacagGGGTTGACTCAGATTGGGGAGAAACTGGAACTGACCTGATGTATTGAGAGATGACTGTGCTTGACTTGACCGGCTCCTGAATAACAGAAGTGGATGTGGCTGATTCAGGAATGGTAGAATCGGATTTAGTTAACTCAGAAATGACTGGAACAGACTTGATTGCTTGGGAGATGACAGTGGTAGACTTGACTGGCTCAGAGGTGCTTGGAACAGTCTTTGAGGTAGATGTGGTGGACTCAGTCACCCGCTTTCTGAACCTTAGCTTCTTGGTAGAAGTCAGAAGAGGATCATAAACTTGACGTGACAGATGAGGAAGGGCGGGAGAATTGCTGCAGGCAGATACTGGTCGACTTGGCACTCTCCGCCGGCTGCGATGACCAAGATAACTGTAGAAACCCCAGAAATCCAGAACCCTGGGAGAATCCATCTCCCATGCAGGTAGGGGATCATCTAAGCAGGTGTTAAAGATGTCTTTGAGAGCAGCGTCATTATAATCTAGCCCCCTAGACATAGTCCAGAAAAACTGGGTGAACGTTCCCATCTCCCAACCCCGTTGGCGAAGGCCAGTCAAACCTTGATGACGAGCCACTCTCTCCCGGGCGTTAGCAGGTGGCCGGATTCTGATGCTCATCCTGCTGAGTCCTATGCTGGCCAGTTCGTTCTGTCAGGGATCTGTGAGGGAGGACTCAACGCAGGATGAGTTTTACAGGTTTATTGACAAGACTTGGGATATAGAGGGTGAGGTGGTGAACACAGTCCATACAGTAGGAAGGGGTGAGGCACAAAGACAAGCACGCTGAGGGAACGGCCACTGAGATCAGTCCAGGTTGTAAACAGGCCGGTGAGCATTGGCAGGTGTGCAGTATGAGGCCCAAAGATGTAGCGGGAGCCAGACAGGATCAAACAGgtttagtattcactaagttacacttcattttctgagaactatcagattggacttccttcagagggagatgacagatcacgcatcattttagttttctttattttgcaaaaagcacaacatcttgtttttactctgagtgtacacaaataaaagaagatatttcacagattaaaatggagtataactcttaattgtatgtgcaaaattgactgagtattttgagtctctttcctattgataagaaaaaaagcaaGGTGGTATCGCTGCCGCGACCACCGGCTCGAGGGGGTTAAAGCAAGTAAATGTAGGAACCGAGGATGAACCAGACAAAATAATctttcagatgattctttcaaacaTATCCAGATGCCCAAATCAACATTGGAAGACCCAAACACCCCAAGCGACTCCAGTCAGTCTATGAAACACCCCCTGCCAAGAACTTTTATGGCCATGCATGATTCCTGACTAATAAAGGGGGGCAAACTTTAGTAATTTGTAGAAACCAAATGGTTGAAAAGACAGCACAACTTGAGCCACAAGAAGATAAAGAGTCTttgatctccagatcaaaaTAGACAGAGAGACAATGCAGGCCTATTTCTTTTGAGTGACACAGTTAAAACTTTACAGAAAACCCcacagagactgtttttacaAATAAACTGCATCAAATTGTTCCAAGACAATTCTAAACGGACTTACCAAACATTGTTCAATGGAATAATTTGATATCATGTCTACAAATTATACATGTGAACAGTTATGCTTAGATCACTTACAATTCATGTaattgttataacttttgaatggttgttTGAAAGTGAACCTTGTTTGATATGAATTTAAATCTCTATTTTCAATTAAAAGtttggcttgaatgaaatctgtgtgaaacgtattgtatattttttagTGAAATCGGGTCTAAACTATTTCGTTTATGATTGGGGAGGAGGAAAGCCACCTTTGGAAGACACAATACCTGATTGGTCAGAACTCCTCTAAGAGCTTGGACAAACACCTGAGTTTAAATAGTCAGATCAGAATGACAAATTCAGTATAATATGGCTTAAAGACAAAGAACAGACAATGCagtttcattcaagccatccaacttctcactcacttttcttttcttttactttaactttccTTTCTTTTTACGTTGAGAGTCTCGTGTTCTAAGTTAAGTTTTTCCGCAAAGTTTAACCAACAACTTTTGCCACCTCAACGTTAAACTCCAGCCACGACAAAAGACTCCATTTGTTTGCCAGCACACCCGAACATGATTGGCTTTTCCACGACAAACCTGCAAACTCAGAAAACCCGTTGAGGTCAGGTCTTATGAAGTGCATATTTTGCTAGAAATCATGCTCATCATTTCATTCTCTCTTAAAACTTTCTTTCTCACTTCCTTTGTTTCTGCAACttgtatgaatgtgtgtttgtgttagataTTAGTTTGTATTAGAAAAATCAAAGTCTCCTGTAGATTTTTAAAGAGAATTGTCTTGTGTTATGTGCTTATAAATTTAATGCCTTAAACTGCGATCTATTGATACCTTGCTAATAAATAGTGCTTTCATGATAGTTGGATATTCATATCCattacaagagcttattacggcccgagcaaatgaacgctggatgATTCAGTTGCTTGGTTGTAAACTAAGTGACTCTTTTTAAAATTCCCtataaattaattcatttcaTTTGAGCTGATTCGCTtatataaatgatgacagatctACTAGTATTTTCTAACAATCCACTGTCATGTTTGGTCTCATCTAACATtataaactgaactgaattgtggTCAACTTTATATTAAAGTATCCTGATGTACAATCTAGGTGTCATGAATGAGGTTCCCTCGACTCGTCCTCCGGGCCACCGGAGGGAGCCTTCACCCGAATTCTGACTGTTTCCCATTCAGACTCCAGTTcccataggccctcattcctgggactgattacacatgcacctgcacctcatcacacCCACACTATTTAAGACGCTCCACTGCACACATACTTcgtgaagtcttgatttgcctaGGTGATCATTTCCGAGCGTTTATTCTGTGGACTAATTCTTGTTACTGCCTGGACTGTTTATCTCTGCCTGATCCGTTGCCGCCTGCCCCGATCTCTGCCTGGACTCTGACCCTGTTTGCTTGCCGCCTGCCACGACCACTGCCTGTGACCCGACTCTGTTATCTGCCGCCAGCCCTGACCCTAGCCTGTCCCTGACCACGGTATTGTCTTCGccctgctgtttgtttgtgcattaataaaagctgcaaatggatccactCTCTACCGACCCttcattacagaagacttcgccacacAGCGATCCAGCAGCTCTGGCCCAGATATCCACTGAACTATCCGCCCAAGCCAATCAGCTAGCCATGCATCACCACCAACTGACTCGACTCACCTCGCTGACTGAGGAACTGGTGAAAACGCTGCAGGGCATGCGTCTCAATCCCACCGAGGCGGCCACGTCGCAGGCCGTGGCAGCCTCCACGCCCATTGTTTCCAGCCCGCCTGTCGTAAATCCCAGACTAGCTCTCCCCGACAAGTTCGATGGCACCCCCATGAAATGTAAGGGATTTCTGTTACAATGTTCCTTGTATGTCAATCAGCAGCCCTCCTTGTATCCCACAGATTCCAGCCGCATATCCTTTGTTTGCTCCCTGCTCTCCGGCAAAGCGTTAGACTGGGCCACAGCCGTTTGGAGAGAGGACGGTTCAGCGTTTACCACATTCACGGAGTTTCTACAACGATTCAGAGAGGTGTTCGAGCATTCCGCTGGCGGGCAGAATCCCGGTGAGCAGCTACTCTCGCTGAGTCAAGGGAAGAACACAGCGGCCGAGTATGCACTTCAATTTCAAACGCTAGCAGCGCAAACCGATGATGATACTTTAAAGCTATTTCAACGGGGACTATCACTGGAGTTGCAAGCGGAGCTGGCCTGTCGCGACGAAGGTAATTCTCTGAGTTCATTCATCGAACTAGCCATCCACATTGACAATTTGCTCCATTCTCGCCAAGCCCCTCGCACTCACGCTACTGCCAGCCCAGGTCCCGAACCCATGCAGTTAGCTTACACCCCACTGCACCCGGAGGAGAGGGAGCGTCGGCGTCATCTACACCTGTGTCTGTACTGTGGTCAGGCTGGACATTATAAAATCAACTGCCCCATTCGTCCGTCTACCGCAGGTCCCAAAGCGGTGAGTACGCCACCTCAGTATCAATATTCGTTCAGCTGTCTCGAGATTCCCGTTCAAGTAATTCTAAACGACCGCAGTATTTCCACCCGGGCTCTGTTGGATTCGGGGGCAGCTGGAAATTTCATGTCAGAGTCATTCGCTAAAGCCAATCACATCACCCTAACTGAATATCATTCTTCTTTAACAGTGGAAGCACTAAATGGTAAACCCATCGGAGGAGGCAGGGTGGCGCACATCACCGGGGAACTAACGTTGCAAGTTGGCATCCTGCATCAAGAGCTCATCCACTTCTACATAATACTCTCACCTAGAAACCCCATCATCCTTGGCTTACCCTGGCTCCGCACTCACAATCCTCGTGTGTTCTGGAAGGAGGGGAAGATTCTACAATGGGACCGTCACTGCCATGAACACTGCCTACATCCCGTAATACCATTACCCCTCCGCTCTGTGGAAATCACTGAAGATGATTCTGAGAAACCTAAATTACCTGCTGAGTATGCCGACCTAGCCATAGCATTCAGTAAGGAAAAGTCCACCGAATTACCACCCCATCGACCCAGTGACTGTGCCATAGAGTTATTACCTGGAGCCACGCCCCCCAAGGGTAGAATCTTTCCATTGTCCCAGCCTGAAACCGCATCCATGAAAGCCTACATCGAAGAAGAACTCGCAAAGGGGTTCATCAGACCATCTACGTCACCCGCATCCGCGGCCTTCTTCttcgtgtaaaaaaaaaagatggaggaTTGAGACCCTGCATTGACTACCGCGCCCTCAATGATATCACAGTCAAGTTTCGCTACCCATTGCCTCTAGTCCCTGCCGCTTTGGAACAATTACGGCAAGCGGAATACTTCACCAAGCTCGACCTGCGATGTGCATACAATCTCATCCGCAtccgcgagggggacgagtggaagaccgccttctcCACGACGTCTGGCCACTATGAGACCCTTGTAATGCCGTTCGGCCTGTCCAACAGTCCGGCCGTGTTCCAATTGTACATCAACGATGTGTTCCGTGATATGTTGAATCGCTGGGTCATTGTAtatattgatgacatcctcatctactcaaACTCGTTCCCCGAACACGTCCAACATGTGAGGGCAGTGCTTCAGAGACTCATTCAGCATCAGCTATATGCCAAGGCCGAGAAATGTGAGTTCCACCGCACTTCCACTTCCTTCCTGGGTTACGTCATCAGCCGAGACGGAGTGGCTATGGACGATGCAAAAGTGAAAGCAGTGCTCGACTGGCCCAAACCACGCACCTTGAAGGAACTACAACGATTTCTGGGTTTCGCCAACTTCTATAGACGGTTCATTAGAGGCTTTAGCAGTGTGGCAGCACCTTTAACGTCAATGACCAAGCGCACCACAACCCGGTTACATTGGACGTCAGCGGCAGAGAGAGCCTTCGCTGAACTGAAGGAACGGTTCACAACAGCACCCATTCTCCACCACCCAGACCCAGAACGACCATTCATTGTTGAGGTTGACGCCTCCAACACCGGGATTGGGGCCATCCTGTCACAACGTCAAGGCAATCCTGAAAAGCTATATCCGTGTGCCTTTTACTCCAGGAAGTTGTCATCCGCAGAGCGGAATTATGATGTGGGGGACAGAGAGCTATTAGCTATGAAGGCAGCATTCGAAGAATGGCGGCACTGGCTGGAGGGAGCTCAACATCAATTCACAGTTTTCACAGACCACAAAAACCTGGAATATCTTCGCGCGGCCAAGCGTCTAAACCCCCGTCAGGCAAGGTGGGCCATGTTCTTCACCCGCTTCAATTTCAAAGTCACCTACAGGCCCGGGTCTAAGAACACGAAGGCCGACGCATTATCCAGGCAAACAGACCAAAACGAACAGTCCAATCCAGTTGAATCAGTGATTCCGGAGTCCATGCTACTAGCTCCCATACAATGGGACATCATGACAGAGATTACCCAGGCCAACGAGCTAGTTCCTCCTCCTGCGGAATGTCCTCCTAACCGCGTCTTTGTTCCGAGGCCCCTACGAGACAGAGTCCTTCATCAGGTCCACGATTTGCCCAATTCCGGTCACCCTGGCATCACAGCCACACACCATCTCCTGCAAAATCGGTTCTGGTGGGAGAACATGCTACCAGATGTCATCCAATTCGTACACCACTGCCACGCCTGCCAAACTTCCAAGTCATCTCACCAAGCACCCGCCGGACTGTTACAACCACTCCCCATACCACACCGACCCTGGTCTCACATTGCAATAGATTTCGTCACGGATCTGCCTCCTTCCCAGGGACACACCACCATCCTCACGGTGGTCGACCGCTTCTCAAAGGCT
The sequence above is drawn from the Megalobrama amblycephala isolate DHTTF-2021 linkage group LG13, ASM1881202v1, whole genome shotgun sequence genome and encodes:
- the LOC125243880 gene encoding uncharacterized protein LOC125243880 isoform X3; protein product: MKALVCILLLLETFVVVVQQQVDGGLNENEISQQISSEDRRQNPPQTGTLRAEASTDSQQHCNLGIPDIHAALRELTATVTEQKGNIRELTATITEQKGNIRELTATITEQKENIRELTATVTEQKENIRALETQLRDEMNKKNEEISNLTLSQVEELRKENKDREIAFSAALMQSGSGYVGPFTTEITLTYKNVFTNIGNAYNPVTGIFTAPLKGAYMFRFSVYGHGGTPATAAIFKNEEHMVLAHDSQAQGALAASNGFVLILEVGDVVYVRLWSGRRIFENSKENHNTFSGFLLFPLR
- the LOC125243880 gene encoding heavy metal-binding protein HIP-like isoform X2; the protein is MKALVCILLLLETFVVVVQQQVDGGLNENEISQQISSEDRRQNPPQTGTLRAEASTDSQQHCNLGIPDIHAALRELTATVTEQKGNIRELTATITEQKGNIRELTATITEQKENIRELTATVTEQKENIRALETQLRDEMNKKNEEISNLTLSQVEELRKENKDREIAFSAGLMQSGSGYIGPFTTDITLTYRNVLTNIGNAYNPATGVFTAPLKGAYMFRISIFGHGGTPATVSIFKNEEQVVVVHDVQAQDRVTSSNGVVLILEVGDVVYVRLWSGTRIYDINQENLNSFSGFLLFPLRVQ